The stretch of DNA AATGGCTAGTGGTCCCTGTGGGGAACAATTCAAATCGGCCTTTTCCTGTTTCCACTATAGCACAGAAGAAATAAAGGGATCGGACTGTGTGGACCAGTTCCGGGCTATGCAGGAGTGCATGCAGAAGTATCCAGACCTTTACCCCCAAGAAGAtgatgaagagagagaaaatcagaGCAAAGATTTGGAAACTACTCCTACAGAGGCTGCAGTAGCCAAAGAGGAGAAGGGATCTAGCTAATGAAGATGCATGGAGGCTCTTGTCTCCACTCCTTAAAATCAGACACATGGACGTTTTGAAAAGTGTCTGTCTTTTGAGTCTTCAAGAAGTGTTTCACCTTTAATGTTCTATACACTGTGTTGTATGAAATAACTTATTACAGGAGCAGAGACCTCAGCCCTGTGGTCTTAAAAGTAAACACTGCAGAAAGAGCAAGTCTATATGTATGTACTGTGTAAACTGTTAGTGGGTACagccactgctttaaaaaaaaatttctccagTTCTCAGTTTGCAGATTGGGTTGAATAATGTCTGTAAAAGTATAAAACATACTTTTTTCAACCAAAAAGTTCCATTAGCCAGTGTGTCAGGTCTATATCCATTTCAGTTCATTCTGATCAGTAGTTGTTCCTTTTCAATGTGTTCTGTGCTGTTGATAGGAAAAGCTTTTTGTGGAATTTCTTAAAGCTTCTCTGCCGGGGAGTAGCCCTTAAAGTTGGAAAGGAGCTAAGCTTAAAAGTTGCAAACGCCATAATTTCAAATGGCACTAAAAGGTATTGGCTGCATATACTACTGATTCCAGGTAAAGATTTCCTGAAAACTAAAGTTAAAATGTGTGGCTTTTTTAATGTTATGAATTGAATATGGCTCTTGCCTTTTGAAAATGGTGGTGTGTTGAGCAGTTTTTGATAAAACTATCAAGTGAATGGGAAGAATGCTGATCACTGTGTTCTTTTGTTCTGAAAGCCCAGCTTTTGGGGTCCCTCTGTTAGTGCCTGTTCCTTCTGTATAGACATGTTCTTACAATATGCCATTGACAATAAAATTGAAATGTTACCCGGAGTAACACCCTCAGAGCAGATATTGTGACTTGAGCAgatattaaaaaagcaaaatcttTTTACCTTGCTTAGAAGCCTGTCTCATTGTTTTTACTCACCTCCCAGAAGTCCATAGTAGCTATGAAGCAACAAGAACCTCTTGCCATAATCCATGAATCATGTGAAGTTAAGTATATGTAACATGAAAGATATGATAATTTGCTTTAGATTTGTATATGGACTGTATATTATAAAAATTACATTGGATTACAACTTGCAGGTCAAAGGGATAATACATTTACCACCCTTTCCACTAGCAAAGAGACGGCCATGATAGTCAATGTGATACTGAAGCCTTGGGTAAGATCCCTTTCATAATATGAAAGTACCATGTGTAACTTGCCTTTACGCTCATTAATCGGTTGTTACCAAAATATAGCAAAGTACATTTTACAATAGCACTAATTCGCTCCAGCAGGTGTTTCGCTCCAGCAGGTGTGATAATGTTTAGATACTTGCCTCCCTTGGGGGGCTGAAAGCCTTTGGCTTCATCACTCAACACTGTTGATATGCCCTATATCAATACTTTGGTTTAGTGTTACTTTcttattaatgacaggtttcagagtagcagccgtgttagtctttattcgcaaaaagaaaaggagtacttgtggcaccttagagactaacaaatttatttgagcgtaagctttcctgagcatccgatgaagtgtgctgtagctcacaaaagcttatgctcaaataaatttgttagtctctaaggtgccacaaatactccttttcttattaagttATTTCAGTGTAAATGGACCTATTTATTCTCTTCTGCTAGCCTCTAAAGCACTGTCTGCCCTCTTTGAATTTCAGTAGTAGTTGAATCTTCATTCAGGATTAGGTAGTTGGTAATAACTCAGTCCTGGGGGGCTGAATAGCAAGTATTCTGGGCAGACTTTAAAAGAAGCAAAGTGTGCGAAAGTTTCAGTCTGTGCATGAAACAGTCAGCAAAACAGATGCCAAGTTAACAACCTGAGAAAGTGGGCACAAAAGTGACAGTGATAAACCTTGATGACTAGGCATTTGGGTCATGGAGAAATGAAATTTCAGACAAACAGAAAAATACTGAGCACTGATAACGAATCACGTGTGCCTGAACCTTTGTCTTTCAAAAGGAAACCCAGCTTGTGATTTGTTAAAGGAATACCAGAGTGTGAAGGAGTGCTCTGTTCTCAGAATTGCTTGCCTGTTGTGCTTCTGTGGTGTGCTTTTCTTTCCCACGCTGCCTTGTCACCTTGTTGCTTTAGGATTTATTATCTGTAACTGAGTATTTGAAGCATCTGTGTACTGAATGCATGAGTTCTAGCCTTGTATTTGTGTTGCATCTCAATCCATACTTCAGTCCTTTGTCAACCTGTCCCATACTGTCAAAAATCATTATGTATTTGTTCCTAGTTGTACCTTCTGTATGCTGTACAAACAGGAAGGAGCATATAGTCCTTTCCTCAGAGAGcttacatttttaatttcctAACTAAAACAATGTCAACTTTCAGTATACAATTTTACAATTAAGAGTAAATTGGGTAACTTGTCATAAATTAAAACTAAGTTGCCTCCTGCCATTTCTAATGGCATTCTAATGCCATTTCTATTGTTCATAATTTCTTGTTCCAGACTCTGTGCACTGTCGATCAGTTACCGTGTTCTACCCCAGTGCATTACGCTGGATGATGAAAGGATTGTTGTATTTACAGCATATAGCTTAACATACTTTAGGGTTTCTTTTGGCCTAAATTATCTGTAGTGAgatagtgcctaggagtcccagtcatgaaccagcaccccattgtgctaggtgttgtattAAACAGAAGAAAAGGATGGTCCCTGCATCAAACAATCTAAGTAAAAATTACAAAAGTTTCTATATGTACACAAGATGTGTAGATAGCCAACCACTTTTAAAAGCTCCTGAGTATTTCATAAAAGGGAATTCTGGAATTGCAGGCGATGATGGTTTACCTTTTAAAGAGAACTCAATAGAAGTTTCTTTCTTAACCAGAAATCTAGAAGTTAGTGGCTAAAATAATTGAGCCACCACTCATTCTTCATGCTGTCCCTTAAAATGCAATTACACTTTGAAAAGTGGCTCT from Eretmochelys imbricata isolate rEreImb1 chromosome 7, rEreImb1.hap1, whole genome shotgun sequence encodes:
- the CHCHD4 gene encoding mitochondrial intermembrane space import and assembly protein 40; the encoded protein is MSYCRQEGKDRIIFVTKEDHETPSNAELVADDPNDPYEDQGLILPNGDINWNCPCLGGMASGPCGEQFKSAFSCFHYSTEEIKGSDCVDQFRAMQECMQKYPDLYPQEDDEERENQSKDLETTPTEAAVAKEEKGSS